One window from the genome of Mumia sp. ZJ1417 encodes:
- the rpmG gene encoding 50S ribosomal protein L33, whose product MASKSSDIRPKITLACTECKRRNYITKKNRRNDPDRLDLKKFCPHERRHTVHRETR is encoded by the coding sequence GTGGCCAGCAAGAGCTCTGACATCCGCCCCAAGATCACCTTGGCGTGCACCGAGTGCAAGCGACGCAACTACATCACCAAGAAGAACCGTCGCAACGATCCCGATCGCCTCGACCTCAAGAAGTTCTGCCCGCACGAGCGTCGTCACACGGTCCACCGCGAGACCCGCTGA
- a CDS encoding serine hydrolase has translation MPTCRTALAAAALLLVSACSSGGSGSMSGDPTAAPTTSPTSAAPTDVVPGDDWATIDPVTAGFDPAALRALDRDQAAAGSSCVVVTRDGALVHEATFGDADRDSTGPAFSVTKSFTSVLVGIAADEGLLELDDRASAYVRAWRGTPAARVTIRDLLANVSGRHWDFATDYQQMAIAARDKTAFSIALAQDARPGTVWRYNNAAIQTLDEVLQVATGKNPREYAQEKLLGPLGMSRTSWSEDAAGNTLMFSGVDASCLDLARLGLLMMRDGRWDERQVVSSAYVEQATGRSSSPLNAAYGLLWWVNRKGPVHGARTASGAGADAGEAPTRSRLAPHAPKDAFWALGLGSQIVAVVPSDGIVAVRMGAAPQDPQALSADAFTADVLDAMR, from the coding sequence ATGCCCACCTGTCGTACGGCGCTCGCGGCCGCAGCCCTGCTGCTCGTCAGCGCCTGCAGCTCCGGCGGCAGCGGATCGATGTCCGGTGACCCGACGGCAGCCCCGACGACGAGCCCGACGAGCGCCGCGCCGACCGACGTCGTGCCCGGTGACGACTGGGCGACGATCGACCCGGTGACCGCCGGCTTCGACCCCGCGGCGCTGCGTGCGCTCGACCGCGACCAGGCCGCCGCCGGGTCCTCTTGCGTCGTCGTGACCCGCGACGGCGCGCTCGTCCACGAGGCGACCTTCGGCGACGCGGACCGCGACTCGACGGGCCCCGCGTTCTCGGTCACGAAGTCGTTCACGTCCGTCCTGGTGGGCATCGCCGCCGACGAGGGCCTCCTCGAGCTCGACGACCGGGCGTCCGCGTACGTCCGCGCCTGGCGGGGCACGCCGGCGGCGCGGGTCACGATCCGCGACCTCCTCGCGAACGTGTCCGGCCGGCACTGGGACTTCGCCACCGACTACCAGCAGATGGCGATCGCCGCGCGTGACAAGACCGCCTTCTCGATCGCGCTCGCGCAGGACGCCCGGCCGGGCACGGTCTGGCGCTACAACAACGCCGCGATCCAGACCCTCGACGAGGTGCTCCAGGTCGCCACCGGGAAGAACCCTCGCGAGTACGCCCAGGAGAAGCTCCTCGGCCCGCTCGGGATGTCGCGCACGTCCTGGAGCGAGGACGCGGCGGGCAACACCCTGATGTTCTCGGGCGTCGACGCGTCGTGCCTCGACCTGGCGCGGCTCGGGCTGCTCATGATGCGCGACGGACGCTGGGACGAACGCCAGGTCGTCTCCTCCGCGTACGTGGAGCAGGCCACCGGACGGTCCTCGTCCCCGCTCAACGCCGCGTACGGGCTGCTGTGGTGGGTCAACCGCAAGGGGCCCGTCCACGGGGCGCGTACGGCCTCCGGAGCCGGTGCGGACGCCGGGGAGGCTCCCACCCGCAGCCGGCTCGCACCACACGCGCCGAAGGACGCGTTCTGGGCGCTCGGTCTGGGCAGCCAGATCGTCGCCGTGGTGCCCTCGGACGGGATCGTGGCCGTACGGATGGGCGCGGCCCCGCAGGACCCGCAGGCCCTGTCGGCGGACGCCTTCACCGCCGACGTCCTCGACGCGATGCGATGA
- a CDS encoding YajQ family cyclic di-GMP-binding protein, producing the protein MAADSSFDIVSKLDHAEIDNAINQAAREISTRYDFKNTGASIEKSGSTDVVIKANADERALAVLDVLKDKLVKRGVSLKTLEAGDPKQSGKESVINGTFSEGITQEQAKKVSKLIREEGPKGVKVQIQGDELRVTGKKRDELQEVIALVKGADLDFAVQFVNYR; encoded by the coding sequence ATGGCCGCGGACTCGTCGTTCGACATCGTGAGCAAGCTGGACCACGCCGAGATCGACAACGCGATCAACCAGGCCGCGCGCGAGATCTCGACGCGGTACGACTTCAAGAACACCGGGGCCTCGATCGAGAAGAGCGGCTCCACCGACGTCGTCATCAAGGCCAACGCCGACGAGCGGGCCCTCGCCGTGCTCGACGTGCTCAAGGACAAGCTCGTCAAGCGGGGAGTCTCCCTCAAGACGCTGGAGGCGGGCGACCCCAAGCAGTCCGGCAAGGAGTCCGTCATCAACGGCACCTTCTCCGAGGGGATCACTCAGGAGCAGGCCAAGAAGGTCTCCAAGCTGATCCGTGAGGAGGGCCCCAAGGGCGTCAAGGTCCAGATCCAGGGCGACGAGCTGCGGGTCACGGGCAAGAAGCGCGACGAGCTGCAGGAGGTCATCGCCCTGGTCAAGGGCGCCGACCTCGACTTCGCGGTGCAGTTCGTCAACTACCGCTAG
- the rnhA gene encoding ribonuclease HI: protein MPDEATVTIHTDGACLGNPGPGGWGAVLRYGDHVAELHGGDPATTNNRMELMAAIQALETLTRPVGVDLHTDSSYVRNGIMSWVTKWKANGWRTAAKQPVKNEDLWRRLDEAAQRHDVRWHWVKGHAGDPGNERADELAGRGALEAKGGAAR, encoded by the coding sequence GTGCCCGACGAAGCGACAGTGACGATCCATACCGACGGCGCCTGCCTGGGCAACCCAGGACCGGGTGGATGGGGTGCCGTGCTGCGCTATGGCGACCACGTCGCAGAGCTCCACGGGGGCGACCCGGCAACGACCAACAACCGGATGGAGCTGATGGCGGCCATCCAGGCGCTCGAGACCCTCACCCGGCCGGTGGGCGTCGACCTGCACACCGACAGCAGCTACGTTCGCAACGGGATCATGTCGTGGGTCACGAAATGGAAGGCCAACGGCTGGCGTACCGCCGCCAAGCAGCCGGTCAAGAACGAGGACCTCTGGCGCCGCCTCGACGAGGCGGCCCAGCGGCACGACGTGCGGTGGCACTGGGTGAAGGGCCACGCGGGCGACCCTGGCAACGAGCGCGCCGACGAGCTCGCCGGCCGCGGCGCGCTCGAGGCGAAAGGCGGCGCGGCGCGCTAG